The Nitrospirota bacterium genome contains a region encoding:
- a CDS encoding 2-oxoisovalerate dehydrogenase, producing the protein MSELVFLVEEAAEGGYTARALGESIFAEADEWESLKRNVLDAVACHYGDRAGAPKVIRLHLVKDEVLAV; encoded by the coding sequence ATGAGTGAATTGGTGTTCTTGGTCGAGGAAGCGGCGGAAGGGGGGTATACCGCTCGAGCCTTGGGAGAAAGTATTTTTGCCGAGGCTGACGAGTGGGAGAGCTTAAAACGCAACGTGTTGGACGCCGTGGCCTGCCATTACGGTGATCGCGCCGGAGCCCCAAAGGTCATCAGACTGCACCTCGTGAAAGACGAAGTCCTCGCCGTGTGA
- a CDS encoding type II toxin-antitoxin system HicA family toxin codes for MKLPRDLGAGELCRLLARYGYSITRQTGSHIRLTTVQGGEHHITIPAHDSLRVGTLNAILSDVAAHLQKTKEAVVRELFS; via the coding sequence GTGAAGCTGCCCCGCGACCTCGGCGCCGGTGAACTCTGTCGCCTTCTGGCCCGCTACGGGTACTCCATCACGCGGCAGACCGGGAGTCATATTCGCCTCACCACCGTCCAGGGCGGCGAGCATCACATTACGATTCCCGCCCATGACTCCCTTCGCGTTGGGACGTTGAATGCGATCCTGTCAGACGTTGCCGCGCATCTCCAGAAAACAAAGGAAGCGGTTGTGAGGGAGCTCTTCTCCTGA